GCGGCCGGGAGCCCCGTACCGTCGCCCGGTAATAGCCCAGTGCGGCACGCCAGTTCGCCGGCTCACCGATCGCGTCGAGCACCAGAGCGACATCCTCGGCGCCGTCGTAGCCCGGGGACCAGTCCCGCCACAGTTTGGGCACCACCCGCGAGGCCGAACGCTCCGGCAGCCAGGGCAACTGGAAGAACAGGATGTACCAGCTGCGCAGCAATTGCCGGGGCAACTGGGCGGCCAACTTCGCCCCGTCCGGCACCCGGCCCAGCGGGCGGAACGACGCCGACGGTGGGACCGACATGATGACGGCCTTGTCGAACGGGCTGTCCGGCATCGCGGCCAGCCCGGCGCCGGCGATCGCACCCCAGTCGTGGCCGATGACGACGTCACGCCCGGTGGGGCCGGCCGCCTCGAGCACCCGCAGCGCGTCGTCCATCAGGGCGCCGACGTGATAGCTGCCGTCGGCCGACAACGAGGACGGTGCGTAACCGCGCATGAACGGGGCCACCACCCGCCAGCCGGCGTCGGCCAGTTGCGGTGCCACCTCCCGCCAGCCGTGGGCGGTGTCGGGAAAACCGTGCAGGCACACCGCAACCGGCGCGTCGGGGTTGTCCCAGTCACCCCAGGTCAGGGTGCGCAGGGTGACATCGTCGGTGACGACCTCGACGGAACCGGGCACGCCGCTACACCGGATCGAATGCGGAGATGAGCCAGCTGTCGCCGTGCTTCTCCAGTGTCACCCGCACGCTGGAGGCGGTGTCGGTCGGGGCGTCGGCGCCGACCACGACGGTCTGGTTGACGAACACCAGCACCACCGCCCGGTCCGGCTCGGCCGAGACCGAGGCCGCCGCCGGAACCGTTGCCACCGCAGAGATCTGCTTCTCCTTGGCGCCCGGGATGACGACGTCGGTGGTCAGGTCGGTGTAGGCCTGCGCGAAGTCACCGGTGAGCAGGGAACGGGCGTCGGTGAGCTGCTGCTCCACCGTGTCCGGATTGTAGGACAGCAGCGCCACGGTGCTGTCCTTGGCGGCCTGCACGGACTCGATGCGGGCGGTGTCGCCGTCCCGCACCGAATTGTCCTGCCACTTCAGGTAACCGGCGCCGATGGCCAACACCAGGGCGAGGGCGGGCAGGATGCCGTAGGCCAGCACCCGCGACCAGTCGGTGGACCGCTTCTCGGGGGCATCGGCGGCGACCGTGTCGCTCACCTCGGTCGCCTCGGCCGCCTCGGCGACTTCGGTGGCCTCGGCGGGTTCCGTCGTCTCGACGGTCTCGCCTGCCTTGTCCAGTTCGACCGCGGTCGATTCGGCGTCGACGGTCGGCTCGACCGCGTCGGACTCGGTGTTCTTCTCGGTCACGGTACGAACTCCACGTTGGAAACCTTCACCTGGTCATCGCCCATGTCCTGAACGGTGACACGCATCCGCCACAGTCGCGGTTGTTGTTCGAGCGCACCGGCATTGGATGTCTTGACCGTCACCGCGAGCAGGACCTGCCCCTCGGTCTCGGACTCCGATTCCAGGCCCGCCTCGGTGACGGTGCCGACCGACTTCGACTGCGCCTGCTTGACCACCTCGACGAACGGGGCGGCACGCTGCTGGAAATCGTCGTAGAACGTGCCGGTCGCCGAATCCAGGATGCGCTGCACGTCGGCTTCGGCGTTCTCCCAGTCGATGGTGGTCAGGTTGATCGCGCCCTGCCTGCCGACCTGGAGGAACAGCTCGCGCTTGGCCTCCAGGTTCTTCGACTCGTAGGTGCGGAACCCGAGCCAGCCGACCAGGCCCGCCAGCGCGAGCACCACCACCAGCCCGACGATGGTCGCCAGCCGGACATGCGACATGGCCGGCGTGGCGGTCGCTGCCGCCACCGCCTCGTCGAAATCCTCTACGCCCTCGGCATCCTCGACAGCGTCGTCCTCGACGGAGGCCTCGGAGGTCTCCTCGCCGGCTGTCGGTTCAGCTGATGGGTCGGTTTCGGATGCGGACTCGCTCACTTCCCCGGAGGGGGT
This region of Mycolicibacterium diernhoferi genomic DNA includes:
- a CDS encoding alpha/beta fold hydrolase, which gives rise to MPGSVEVVTDDVTLRTLTWGDWDNPDAPVAVCLHGFPDTAHGWREVAPQLADAGWRVVAPFMRGYAPSSLSADGSYHVGALMDDALRVLEAAGPTGRDVVIGHDWGAIAGAGLAAMPDSPFDKAVIMSVPPSASFRPLGRVPDGAKLAAQLPRQLLRSWYILFFQLPWLPERSASRVVPKLWRDWSPGYDGAEDVALVLDAIGEPANWRAALGYYRATVRGSRPPTRYAQLHERWLEAPVLPTLYLHGSDDGCASPDYIEWVRRVLPAGSAAHVVDGGGHFLQLDRPADTAARIVDFIGRGS
- a CDS encoding Mce protein, whose protein sequence is MADDAATPSGEVSESASETDPSAEPTAGEETSEASVEDDAVEDAEGVEDFDEAVAAATATPAMSHVRLATIVGLVVVLALAGLVGWLGFRTYESKNLEAKRELFLQVGRQGAINLTTIDWENAEADVQRILDSATGTFYDDFQQRAAPFVEVVKQAQSKSVGTVTEAGLESESETEGQVLLAVTVKTSNAGALEQQPRLWRMRVTVQDMGDDQVKVSNVEFVP